The following nucleotide sequence is from Takifugu flavidus isolate HTHZ2018 chromosome 4, ASM371156v2, whole genome shotgun sequence.
AGGCTGAACAGCTCAAAAACCAGATTAGAGTGAGTAGAGATGTGTACTAATGCTGATGAAGAGGCCGAACCACAAGGTCCACACCAATAATGTTGCATTTTTGATTTTCAGGATGCACGGAAAGCATGTGCAGATGCCACGCTATCACAGGTGAGAGGCGCCCTCTGGACGTCTGTAAAGCTGAAAAAACCTGTCTGATTTCAGCTTTCACTGTTTTACAGATCACAGCTAATATCGACCCCGTCGGGCGAATCCAGATGCGTACAAGACGAACACTGCGGGGACATTTGGCTAAGATCTATGCCATGCACTGGGGCTCCGATTCCAGGTAGAATGGCCAGAATGTACATGTGACGCACGCGCCGGTCGGTTGTTGTTACTGGTCTCATAAGTTCCTGTTTGACATTCCTGATTTCTGTTTGCACAGGCTCTTGGTCAGTGCCTCTCAAGATGGCAAACTCATTATCTGGGACAGTTATACTACAAACAAGGTaggttttgtgttttctgtcagaTAAATGATCATGTACTGTTTACTACATCCACCGGGGACACCTTCACAGCTGTAAAGTTGCAGTTTGAGCTTGAAGGAAAGGTCGTGACGTCATCACTGTTCACATCCACACGCAATTCACGCACTTGCTAACACTACACAGTTTTAGCCCAGTTCGCTCTCTTCTTCTTGCCCTTCTCCCCCAAATTGGGGCGAGGGAGTCATACGCTTAGCGACGTACCTAGCGTGCTTAATATCTAGTCGGGTCGCAATGAAAAGAGCTGCAGACATGGCGGgttgctgagcagcagcatcatagTCTTttacttctttctttttgtcttttgccTACATTATAATGCACTTAAGGCCTAGAGAGCTCTTTTCTGCTCCACATCCATGTTTGCAGTGATAAACATTAGCCCGCGTTCACATTGTGTCACTTCCTCCTGAGTTTTTGATACAAACTGTTATTTAGAGACCAAGTAGAGCAGTCGGCCGTGTCTACTGACGCAGAGCCACGTGGTGCCAACGGTCCCGTCACCGACCAGTCATGTAGATGACCAGATGACGGACAGCTGCGCAGTGTGAACAGTACACGACTCCAAAGGTCATGTTGTGTGAGGTTTTAGCCGGAGCGCAGGTCCAACTAGCGCATCCACGGCCACAGCAGCTTTTCATCCGTCGCATGGAGAAGTTAGAAAAGAAGTACGACAAGTTTAAACACGGGAGGTGAAAGAGAGGTGACGTGTCACTGTTACTGAAAGGGAGGCGGACAGATGCACATGACATGGCTTGACAATGCTAGCAGCTCTTCCCAGCAGCCACTTCCAGTTGTTGGTCTTGATAAATCAATACTGATACTTAATACAGGTTCTTGCTTGATTTCAATTGGTTTTTATCACATTCATTCTTGACCAGCAGTTATGTAATCACTTGTTGACACCACGGTTGATGTATTTGTGATTGTAGGTTCATGCCATTCCACTTCGATCTTCCTGGGTCATGACTTGCGCGTACGCACCTTCCGGAAATTACGTGGCCTGCGGTGGATTAGACAACATCTGTTCTATTTACAACCTGAAAACCCGTGAGGGGAATGTACGTGTAAGCCGTGAGCTTGCTGGGCATACAGGTGAGCACTACTGCTGTTGAGAAAAGCCAGACATTTAAACCGGTTGGCCGTATCTTTTAAAGCATTCCTGTCTGTCAGATTAGGTTGCGTGACAAAAGTTGCTCCATTTTTTCATGTAAATATTTGGAATGACTGAAGACTTCAAACCCATTGTTGCGATCTGAACGGGAGCTGTTGTGTTTCTTGGAGTTTTGGTGAAATGCCATTATTGAAACCTGTCTGTGTAAATTCCAGGATACTTGTCCTGCTGTCGCTTTCTCGATGACAACCAAATTGTTACAAGCTCTGGAGACACCACTTGGTAGGTGCCACCTTTCCCTGCTCTGAGCTGTGTAGTATACATCAGATCAAGTATCCTGATAGCCTGTTTGGTTTTCTAGTGCACTTTGGGACATTGAGACTGGCCAGCAGACCACTACATTTGCTGGACACACAGGTGATGTCATGAGCCTGTCCCTGGCTCCTGACTCCCGGTTATTTGTTTCTGGTGCTTGCGATGCCTCTGCTAAACTCTGGGATATACGAGAGGGCATGTGCAGACAGACCTTCACTGGCCACGAGTCTGATATTAATGCTATCTGTGTAAGtcatgtgttttttcttttaaatcaacaTTGCTCTGTGAGTGTTTCCTCATGCATTAAGAAGTTCTCTTGTATCTTTTAGTTCTTCCCTAATGGCAATGCTTTTGCCACGGGCTCCGACGATGCCACCTGCAGGCTGTTTGACCTGCGCGCCGATCAGGAACTCATGACCTACTCTCACGACAACATCATCTGTGGCATCACCTCTGTTGCGTTCTCAAAGAGTGGCCGTCTGCTTCTGGCAGGATACGATGACTTCAACTGTAACGTGTGGGACACACTAAAAGCTGACCGTGCTGGTAGGTGGCCCAGCGCGTGCTTTTATTCCAGCCAATAGGAATGGAGAGTTTAACTAGGCAGTACCTACCTATAGCTGCGCACCCCTGTACCAAGTGAATAAATGTGCCGTCTTTAtttcaggtgtgttggcaggACATGACAACCGCGTTAGCTGCCTGGGAGTTACTGATGATGGAATGGCCGTTGCGACAGGATCCTGGGACAGTTTTCTGAAGATCTGGAATTGAAGcctgaaggtttttttttttgttttgtctgtttgtaATTGAATTTTTCAcacgccccctccccccgttGAAGTAAGTGCTAGGTAAACATCAGTAGAACTGCGCCTTCCACAGGTACAGCCTCACCAAAATATATCGGCCGGGCTATagtgtcttttgtttttttgtttgtttttttaagacaAATATCTTGTAATGTATAAAGAAAGGGACCCACCTCGTAGAGTTGTCTCATCACCCTGACCAAATGTGTTGCCTGAGATGTGAAGCACCATCAGTGATACAAAACTGAACACAACAGTAGAGGGAAGTTGCTGAAGTGACATTGCTGCTGGCAAAATTATACAAATCAGTGGGTTTTCCACAAGGTTAATCACTTGAAAATCTGGAATATTGATAAACTGGTCTTTATTAAGAAAACTTTAAGCTTAACCAAGCTCCCCAAAACTaattaaaagaatcaaaaagctgcctgtaaatgtaaatacaatCAATATAAAGAGCCTTTAGCTATCCTGTCTCAGTTGGCGTCAGCTCTTTGCCAACTTTGTCTTTAAATGGCGGACGCTTGGCTAAATTGTAGGTTaggttttaaatgtaatttgttttgttttccagatgTTCTTTTAACTCCAAAGTTGACTGGAAGACCATTACAACTGCAGAATGTTCACAGCATCTTCTTGAACAGTTTAAACTGACTCGGACACCACAAAAACGAAGGGAAACTAATGCCTTTCCTACACAAAGAAGAGCACAATTGTTTTATCACATagttaaaatgaaatgatctcCTGTGGTATCAAATCAGAAACTTGTGCATTCCTTCTCGGACCATTTTTGTTACCTTGAAAGAGAACACAACACTATCATcccatgcaaatgtgtgtgtgtgtcctggaaGCAAATGTTGGAGTGTAATTGTACAAATTATTTAACGTttccgtgtttttttttttcgtttttttttttttttttaagaattctCTTCTGATGGTTTGTTCTTGACGGctttctttttgtcatttccTTAGTGGTTTTAGACATGTTTGAATAACAGCTTGTCTTTCTAATCCAGTTAAATCATATTAGACAAATGAGACAATGTGCAGCAAGTAATGCAACTAAAAGCTTGGATCATATTACATGAGCAGCTTTCAAAATGTCCATGATGTATTTATATActagcagaccccccccccccccccccccccccccccccccccccccccttccccacagcCTTTTGCACATGAAGAAGCTTTGCCTCTCAACTAATACTATGTTAACTAACCAAGCACATGCTCTAAGTTATGAATGCTCATTCCAGTACAAAAGGAGTTATTTTGAGTAACTTAAACATTTAACTCCATTATTTCTTGTACACGCCTTTGAATTTGGGTGGGAGCAGGGGCTGGTAAGATGGGTGCTGAGATCATTTGGGCATGGCTGGTCTTATTATGCGGATGGGAGGGTTGTGTGTTTAGTATCCACTTCGAGTGAAACACCTCACCTGACTAAATAGACACTTCCTTTGCTTGGGACTGCAGTTGCAACTCTGTGAATGAAATGTACAAATCAATGTCTGAAAATGATGGTCTGATGTTTTAAGTTAAGACATTTAATTTTGTCTGCCATGAGTTAATTTAGATGTGCATGCTCTAGACTTCCTTTCAATAATGCAAAAGcctagtgggttttttttttttagtcagaAAGGTGGGTTATCTGTTAACTCAGTGTAACagaggtcctttttaaactcCAACTCTGCATACATCAACTTATGCTGGTAATGCTAGCAGAGTAAATGATGGAAAGACTGATGATGATTGCATACTTAGTGTAAATTATGCTTACCAGTTCAACTGATGCCATTTTTGTAATTATAACAATCATTGCAAGAATTCTTTCCCTGACAAATCTTTCTCTCATCAAATTGTCAGACTCAATAGAATAAAGTCTCCCAACATTTTCTAAAAAGTGGGTACAACTAATTTTTTTGGTCTTAAATGGAAAAATCAAAGCATCTGAATGACATTTCACTGTATACAGAAGCACTTTTAAGTTGTGACATACTTTCACtcttttgttctattttttttctcctcgcaATGATGTACAATAAATGTGATGTATTTGTGTGGCCACAAGTGAAAATGCAATTCAACTAAGATGGATTCCCTTTTCTCTTACCATAAATATAGAGCTCTGCACCCTTATGTACCTTTTCACTTTTTGTATATCATTTCAGTCTGTTGGTGTTACACGGTGAGCTGGATGCAAGATAGATACTGTACTAAATTGTACTGTTATTGATTGGAAATGTTAATAAAAAGCTGTTTGAGATCTCCTGAATCCAACAGTTGcatcagatgtttttttttattgtgtttgaatGTATTATGCGACTTCACATAGAGCACAGTTATTGACACTGTCTACCTTTGTTCTAAAATGACAAGTCATCGTAATATATTCTTACTTGCAATGTCTTTGCATAACCTCCGTAATAATGTTCCTAATACTGGACTGTCCGAGCCATTGTTTACATTTAGACAGGAGCGGTATCAGAGCTTCTAATTGTATTATATTAGGAGTTATTGAGAttgaatgaaatattttaaattccCGGCATCTAAACGCAAATGCTCGGTTAAGTGTCAAAATCCGAAATCGCGCGTCATTGTTTTCTTGCAGAGAATGAAGAATATTAGAGAAAATGGAAGCCGCCATCTTCCCCCCTCATCCAGGAAAAGATGCGATTGGACTGCCACACCTTACACAtggcggggggtggggtgaaATAAGGTTATCAATAAACGCTAAGAAAAAGAAACCAGCAAGTCTTTAACCTAAACCTCGTGCTAAATTACAAAATTAAGTATTATTCGTGCTGTTCTCACATGTGTTTAACCCCCTCACTGTCTGTGTCAAATAATCCATCTACATACAAACACCGCCATTAAAATGAGCCCGTCCGCTGAGATGACGTATTTCCCATCTCCTTTAGGTAGTGCCATTTTGCGAGGCCTTACAtggtggtttgttttttcaccGCGTGGGAAAGATATAATTTATATGTATTTTGCGGCGTGGATGACATTTCGTTGGAGTTTAACTAATTTGCTGGCTAGACGAGAACAAATTTAACAGCATTCATCATATTACGCAGTTCTGATTGGGCGCCATACTTGAAGGTTGTCTCGCGTTGACGAGACACGTTCCCCGTTACGACGAACAAAGGAAGCGGTCAGGTCCGTGAACGGTGGTCGGCCAACGAGCTGCGAACCATCGTGCAGAACCACCAGGTTCTTCTCGCATCTCTGCACATTTCCATACAATTCTGATGGTCGGTAATCTGTCGTCGAACCAATCGTTAGCCTCGATAATTTAGTCGCTAGCAACTCCGGCTAAGGCTTAGCAGCGCTGGTCGGTGGTTCACGGGCTAGGTGCTAATCGTAGCATTATTCAATCAGGTAGTTATTTAAAAGTTGTGATAATGACCGAAGGATATATTCGagtggcagaggaggagaatgaggaaCCCATGGAGATTCCTTCAGAGGACGACGGCACTGTTCGGCTTTCAACCGTCGCTGCCCAGTTTCCAGGGGCCTGCGGCCTCCGGTTCCGGAGTCCCGTCTCTCAGTGCATGCGAGGAGTGCGGCTGGTGGAAGGCGTCCTGCACGCTCCTGAGAACGGATGGGGCAATGTGGTGTACGTGGTGAACTACCCGAAAGGTAAGTGTGGGCCCTTGTCATTCAAATGGCAACAAGGCTTTGTCCGTGGAGGGGGACAGCTGTGGAGTTATTTATAATTCATGATGAAGTTTAAAATAGAATGACATGAAAAGTCGCCCACCCCCACTGCAAGTTGCTTGGAGCTGATCTGGAGTTGTTGTTTATGTTTAAGTTCCAGCAGTTGCATTGTCATTTCATGTGATGTTTTAATGCAACCTGATAATCCACCTTTGCGCCAGTTGTCAACACTTTATAATCGCACTTGCATCCACAGTGACAGCAAATGCACCTTTGGCATTGAAAGGTTAAATATTTATGTTTCTAATTTAGACAACAAACGGAAGATGGAGGAAATTGACGCGTCCTCCGCTGTAAAAATGAAGCGAGGGGACATGAAAACATCCGACCTGATCGTGCTGGGTCTTCCTTGGAAGACAACAGAGCAGGATCTCAAAGACTACTTCAGCACGTTTGGAGAAGTCATCATGGTTCAGGTATGCGTTTGTTGGCGCTAGTGTGGTGTAAAATTTGGATCGGTGGTCTCAAATGTAGTCTTCCCATCCTAAATTCCAGGTTAAACGAGAGGGCAGGACGGGCAGCTCTAAAGGTTTTGGCTTTGTGAGGTTCGCGGAATACGATGCCCAGGAGAAGGTGATCTCACAGCGCCACATGATTGACGGCAGATGGTGCGACTGCAAGTTCCCTAACTCGAAGGTGAATATGGTAATGTCCATGCATATATCCTCCCACTATTTTCTGATCTATGCCTTTAGTGTTTGGTGACAATTCTC
It contains:
- the gnb1b gene encoding guanine nucleotide binding protein (G protein), beta polypeptide 1b, producing MSELDQLRQEAEQLKNQIRDARKACADATLSQITANIDPVGRIQMRTRRTLRGHLAKIYAMHWGSDSRLLVSASQDGKLIIWDSYTTNKVHAIPLRSSWVMTCAYAPSGNYVACGGLDNICSIYNLKTREGNVRVSRELAGHTGYLSCCRFLDDNQIVTSSGDTTCALWDIETGQQTTTFAGHTGDVMSLSLAPDSRLFVSGACDASAKLWDIREGMCRQTFTGHESDINAICFFPNGNAFATGSDDATCRLFDLRADQELMTYSHDNIICGITSVAFSKSGRLLLAGYDDFNCNVWDTLKADRAGVLAGHDNRVSCLGVTDDGMAVATGSWDSFLKIWN